CAGCGCGGCGTAGGACAGGTCGAAGGCGGTCCGCACCGCGGTCTGCTCGTCACCCCGCACCGCCAGGGCGGCCAGCAGGTTGCCCGCCCGCAGCTCCGCCACGTAGTCCCCGATGCCGCCGCCGGGGCGGTCGGCGAGGTTGGCCGCCGCGATCCGCAGCGCCAGCGGCAGGTGCACGCACAGCCGGGCGAACTCCACCGCGGCCGCGCGCTCGGCGCGGACCCGCTCGGCACCCAGCACGCGCGCCAGCAGCGCCAGCGCGTCCCCGGGGCTCAGCACGCCCAGCGGGAGCCGGTGGGCGCCGTGCACCGCCACCAGCCCGCCCATGCGGTCGCGCCCGGTCACCACCACCACGCACCCCGGGCCGGGCGGCAGCAGCGGCCCGACCTGGTCCGGCCCGGCCACGTTGTCCAGCACCACCAGCGCCCGCCGGTCCGTCATCAGCGTCCGGTACAGGGCCGACGCGGTCTCCAGGTCGACCGGCACGCGCTCGGCGGGCATCCCCAGCGCGGCCAGGAACTGGGCCAGCACCTCGACCGGCGGCGCGGGCGGGCCGTGCGCGTGCCCGCGCAGGTTCGCGTAGAGCTGCCCGTCGGGGAACCGGTCGCGCACGCGGTGCGCCCAGTGCACGGCCAGCGCGGTCTTGCCGACGCCCGCGCTGCCGGAGATCGCCGCGATGGTGACCGCGCCGCCCGAGCGGTCCCCGCCGCGCAGCAGGTGGTCCAGCGCGGACAGCTCGGCGGTGCGGCCGGTGAACCCCTGCGGTTCGGCGGGCAGCTGCTTGGGCACCTGCACCGCGGGCCGGTCGGCCGCCTCCCCGGTCGGGGCGGGCGCGACGTGGTCGTGCAGCAGCGTCCCGTGGGCCGCCCGCAGCTCCGGGCCGGGGTCGACCCCCAGCTCCTCGACGAGCCGGTCGCGGACCTCGTGGTAGACCTGGAACGCCTTGGCCCGCCGGCCGACGGCGTGGTAGGCGCGGATCAGCCGGGCGTGGGCGGGTTCGTCCAGCGGCTGCTCGGCGGCGGCGCCGGCGACCTCGGGCAGCACGTCCGCGGCGGCGCCGGTCGCGATCATCGCGTCGACGTAGCGGGCCAGCACCTCGCGGCGCTCCGCCACCAGCGACACGACCTTGGGGTGCCCGGCCAGCACGGGCACGTCGGCCAGCACCCGCCCGCGCCACGACCGCAGGACCTCGCCCAGCAGCGCGGCGACCCGGGCGGTGTCCCCGGCGCGGTGCGCCTCGTTCGCCTCCGCGATCAGGTGCCGCACGCGCACCAGGTCGACGTCCACCGCGCCCGGGTCGACCGCGTAGCCGCCGCTGACGTGCGGCAGCACCCGGCTGGTCGAGCGCGACGGGCGACCGGGTTCGAGGAGCCGGCGCAGGTGCTTGACGTGCGTCTGCACCACGTTCACCGCGCTGCGCGGCGGCTGCTCGCCCCACAGGGAGTCCACCAGTTCGCGCTTGGTCACCGCCTCGCCGCCGGCGAGCACGAGCAAGCCCAGCACCGCCCGCCGACCGGGCGGGCCGAGGTCGAGCTCCACGCGGTCGTGCCACGCCCGCAACGAGCCGAGCACCTGGATCCGCACAGTTCTCACCGCCACGGCGGACTCCGCAGTCGACTACTCGCGGGAAGGTAGTTCACCCGCCGGCCGCGCACAAGGACGCCGTACGAACGAGTTCCGCCCCCGTCGGAACCTGGTCCACCCGGCCCAGGCCGGGCGACCGGTCGGGCGTCAGCCCAGTGCCGCGACCGCGCCGCAGGCCGCCGCCAGGGCCAGGCACAGCGGCGAGTACACCCGCACGTCCAGGCGGGCGAACTCGGTGCCGCGCCGGGACGACACGGCGAACCCGGCCACGCCGCGCAGCAGCAGCACCGCCGCCACCCCGCCCGCGCCCACCACCGTCAACCACGCCGGCCCGGGCGCGCCGACCACCCCGCCGCGCGCCGCGACGAGGTAGGCGGCCACGCCCAGCAGCAGCGCCACCCCGACCGTCGCGCCCGCCGACGGCGCGCGGTCGACCGCCACCCCGACCACCCGGCGCGCGAAGTCCTCCCGGCTGCGGAACGGCCACGGCGAGAACACCCACACCACGTGCAAAACGCCGACCAGCAGCAGCACCAGGGCCGTGGACGAGGCCAACACCACCATGCGCACCTCCGGGACGCGGACCGTACGGTGCCGTACGGTCGACTGTCCGTACGGTACCGTACGGAACGGGTCGGCCGGCGAATTCCGCTCGCGCCGCTGGGTGATCCCGCCTAGCTTCGACCCGTGGAGCACATCAGCAAGCGCCTCGTGAACTGGGCATCCATCCTGGACCCGGCAACCCGCGACCAGGCCGAGAAGACCTCGCGCCTGCCCTTCATCCACCCGCACGTGGCGCTCATGCCCGACGCGCACCTGGGCAAGGGCGCCACGGTCGGCAGCGTCATCCCCACCCTGGGCGCGATCATCCCGGCGGCCGTCGGCGTCGACATCGGCTGCGGCATGATCGCCGTGCGCACCCAGTTCACCCGGGACGACCTCGGCACGCGCCCGCTGGCCGCGCTGCGCAAGGCGATCGAGAAGGCCGTGCCGCTCTCGGCGGGCAGGTACAACGACCGCCTGACCGACACCGCGCGCGACCGCGTCGAGGTGCTGGCCCGCAAGGCCGCGGACGCCGGCTTCGACCCCGGCGCCTACGCGGGCAACTGGGAGCTCCAGCTCGGCACCCTGGGCAGCGGCAACCACTTCATCGAGGTCACCACCGACGAGACCGGGCAGGTGTGGCTGTTCCTGCACTCCGGGTCGCGCGGGGTGGGCAACAAGATCGCCCAGAAGCACATCCGCGTCGCCCGCGAGCAGTGCGAGCGGCGGTGGATCGACCTGCCCGACCCGGACCTGGCCTACCTGGTCGAGGGCGAGGACGAGTTCTGGCGGTACATCCGGGAGATGCGCTGGGCCCAGGAGTTCGCGTGGCTCAACCGCGAGGAGATGATGGACCGGGTCGTCCGGTGCGTGGCCGACTGGACCGGCCGCGAGGTGGAGCGGCAGGAGACGGTCAACTGCTTCGCCGGTGAGACCGAGGTGCTCACCCGCACCGGCACGCGCCCGATCGAGGCCCTGGCGGGCGCCCACCACGAACTGCTCACCGCGGACGGCCGGTGGGTCAAGGCGCCGGTGCGGTCGTTCGGCAGGCAGGAGGTGCACGAGGTGCTGCTGAGCCGGGGCGGCGTGACCAAGGCGGTCCGGGCGACCGCGGGCCACCGCTGGCTGCTGCACTCGCGCGCCGACGCCACCACGGTCGAGCTGCGGGCGGGCGACCGGCTGCGGTCCACGTTCCCCGGGCGGCCGGACGGGCTCGTGGTGGACCGGCGCGCGGCCGGGCCGGGTGCGGGGCGGCCGTCGCCCGACGCCCCGGTCGACGAGCTGTACCGGTGGCTGGCGGGCCGCTTCGCGGTGGCCGGCGACGTGGACGCGACGGGGCGCCCGACGCTGTCCTCGGCGTCCCGCGACGACCTGGAGTTCGCGCGCCTGGTCTGCCAGGAGGTCGGTGTCGGCACGTTCGGCATCACGTCGTCCCCGCGCGCCGGGGCGGCCGAGTGGTACTCGGTCGACCTCATGCGCGCCGACCTCGACCCGGAGTTCTTCCTGGTCGACGAGCACCGGGCGCGCTTCACCGCCGGGCGGGGCGTGGTCGAGCCGCGCGACTGGCACGTGGTCGCGGTCCGGCCCACCGGCGAGTGGACCGAGGTCTACTGCGCCGTGGTCGAGGGGACGCACTCGTTCGCGCTGGCCGACAACATCCTCACCGGGAACTGCCACCACAACTACACCGAGCAGGAGACCCACTTCGGCAAGCGGGTGTGGCTGTCCCGCAAGGGCGCCATCAACGCGGAGGAGGGCCGCCCCGGCCTGATCCCGGGTTCGATGGGCACCGCGTCGTACGTGGTGGTCGGCAAGGGCAACCCCGTCTCGCTGAACTCCTCGCCGCACGGCGCGGGCCGCGAGTACTCGCGGTCGGCCGCGCGCCGGGCGTTCAACCGGGAGGACCTGCGCAAGGCGATGGTGGGCATCGAGTACCGCGACACGGACGCGTTCATCGACGAGATCCCGGCGGCGTACAAGGACATCGACGTCGTCATGCAGGACGCCCGGGACCTGGTCGACGTGCGCCACACCCTGCGGCAGGTCGTCAACGTGAAGGGGGACTGACCGGCACCCCGCGTTGTTTCGCAAGGTTTCGGCAACCGTTGACCCGGGTTCGCCCCGCGCATGACGATCGTCGGCAACGCGTGAGCCCGCACCGGCGCCCGGCTCCGGCCACCCGTCGGCGTCCGGGCCGCGTCCTCCCCCCTCCGACAGGAAGGACCGTCGAGTGCGCAGGACGTTGTCGAACCTGGTGGCCGCCGTCGTACCCGTGGTCGCCGCGAGCGTGTTGCTCGCGGTGCCCGCGGTCGCGTCGGCGGCCACCCCCGCCGGCACGCTGGCCGAGGCGGCGAACCGCACCGGTCGCTACTTCGGCACGGCCGTGGCCGCCCACAAGCTCTCCGACCCCGTTTACACGGGCATCCTCGACCGCGAGTTCGACGTGGTCACGCCCGAGAACGAGATGAAGCTCGACGCGACCGAGCCGAGGCAGGGCCAGTTCTCCTTCACCGCCGCGGACCGCGTCGTCGACCGCGCCCTGGCCGGGGGCAAGCGGGTGCGCGGCCACACCCTGCTGTGGCACTCGGGCCAGCCCTCGTGGCTGGCGGCGCTGAGCGGTCCTGCGTTACGGCAGGCGATGCTCGACCACGTCACCGGGGTGGTGGCCCACTACCGGGGCAAGGTCTACGCCTGGGACGTGGTGAACGAGGCGTTCGCCGACGGCACCTCCGGCGCGCGGCGCGCCTCGAACTTCCAGCGGACCGGTGACGACTGGATCGAGGCGGCGTTCCGGGCCGCGCGGGCGGCCGACCCGGGCGCGAAGCTGTGCTACAACGACTACAACATCGAGGACTGGTCGCACGCCAAGACCCAGGCGGTGTACCGGATGGTGCGGGACTTCAGGTCCCGGGGCGTGCCGATCGACTGCGTCGGCGTCCAGTCGCACTTCGGCAGCTACAACCCGGTGCCCGCCGACTACCGGACCACGTTGCGCAGCTTCGCCGAGCTGGGGGTGGACGTGCAGGTCACGGAGCTGGACGTGGAGGGCTCGGGTGCGGCGCAGGCCGACGGCTACCGCCGGGTGGTCGAGGCGTGCCTGTCGGTGGCGCGGTGCACCGGGATCACCGTGTGGGGCATCCGCGACCCCGACTCGTGGCGCGCGTCGGGCACGCCGCTGCTGTTCGACGCCAACGGTGACAAGAAGCCCGCCTACCACGCGGTGCGCCAGGTCCTCGCGTACGGGGGGTGAACCGCCTCCGCGACCGGCGACTTCACGACCGGTGCCGTCGTGCCCAGAACGGCTCGCCGGGCCAGCGCTGCTCCAGGGCGTAGCAGGCCCGGCGCGCCTGCCGGTACGACACGAAGTCCGCGAGCGCCCGCGCCCGGTACGCCCGCGCGGGCCCCGGCTCGCCGGCCAGCCAGTCGGCCAGCGCGCGGCCCGCGTCGGCGCCCGTGGTCAGCGCCCGGTGCACGCCGCCGGCCGACAGCGGGTCCACGCCCATGAGCGCGTCACCCGCGGCCAGCCACGCGCCGGGCGCGGACGCCGGGTCGAGGTGGTGCCCGGCCGCCGAGGACACCACCGGGCCCCACAGCGGTTCGCCCCCGGCGGCGGCCGCGCGGACGTGGCGCGTCCCGGCCAGCCGGGCGCGCCACACCTCCGGGCGCGCGTAGCCGTGCCGCCGGCACAGGTCGGCGTCGGTCAGGAACAGCACCGCCAGCCGGTCCGGCGGCACGGGCGCGGCGTACCACCAGCCGCCGGGCACGGCCTCCACCAGCGCCTGGCCGCAGTCGACCGGGCCGGTGCGGTAGTGCGCGGCCACCGCGACCAGGCGGTCGTGCACCCGCCTGCGGGCGCCCAGCGACCGGGCCGGCCGCGCCCGGCGGCCGGTGGCGTCGATGACGCCGCGCGCCTCGAACCGCAGCGGTACCGGGCCCGAGGCGGTCAGGGTGAACGAGCCGCGCCCGTCGGTCTCGCACGACGTGATCCGGGTGCCGGTGACCAGTTCGGCCCCGGCCTCGGCGGACGCGGCGGCCAGGTGGGCGTCGAACCGCCGCCGGTCCACGTGCAGCCCGTGGCCGCACGGGTTGAACAGGAACGACCGCCGGTGCAGCTCGGGCCCGCCCCAGGCGCTCCCGTCGCCCGCGGAGGGCACCCCGGTCGCGGCCGCCACCGCGCCGAAGCCCAGCTCGCTCAACGACATCCGCACCGGTGGCGGCAGCGACTCGCCCAACCGCGGCTCCGCGTACCGCGACGCCTCGACCAGCAGGACCCGGTGGCCGGTCCGGGCCAGGGTGGCCGCCGCGGCCGAGCCGGCCGGACCGCCGCCCGCGACCACGACGTCGTACCGGGACCCGTTCGCCGGTCCGCTCCTGAACGACACGTCGACCACCTTCCCCCTTGATCGGTGAGCGCGGAACGCCTGCCGTGCCGCGATTGTGGACCGTGGATTCGCGGAAGTGTTGCTGTGCTTGGCATTTCGCCTGATCCTGTCGTCTCGTCACACGATCGGGGTCGATGCGCGGTGCCCGGTGGTCACCGAAAAATGCGGGAAAACGCCTGTACGACAAGGAAACTTACTCGGCAGGGTGAACTTCCGCCCACGGCCCCCGAACCGTGCCACACTGGCCTGGACAGCGGATTTCCGATGTGGATTGCGGGGGGGGCGGTCATGACGTCGACGGTCGAGGAGGCGGGGTTCTTCATCCTGCCGGCGTTGTCGTTCGACGTGGAGGAGGTCGTCGACGACGACGTGGTGGTGCGCCTGCGCGAACTGCTCCAGGTCGCGCTCCAGGTGGAGTTCTCCACCATCCCGCCCTACCTCACGGCGCTGTACTCCATCAAGGACAAGAGCTCGCCCGCGTACCAGCTCGTGCGCGGCGTGGTGATGGAGGAGATGGTCCACCTCAACCTGGCGGGCAACCTGCTCAACGCCGTGGGCGGCACGCCGCGGCTGGTGGTCACCCGGGGCGAGGAGGTGGTGTTCCCGCCCAGGTACCCGCAGCACCTGTCCGAGAAGGCGGCGGACGGTGGCCCGTACCTCCAGCTGATGCCCGCCTCGCGCGAGCTGTTCCGCGAGACGTTCATGAGGATCGAGCAGCCCGCCCAGCCGGACGCCCCGGCGCAGGAGGACGAGTTCACCACCATCGGGCAGCTGTACCTGGCCGTGGAGAAGCTGTTCCGGCGCTACGACGAGGTCTGCGGCGAGTACCGGACCGAGTACCAGAGCGACGACTGGAACTTCGGCAACAACGGCGGCACCGTGATCGTCGTCGACAGCCTGCGCACCGCGCTGGAGGCGATCAACGAGGTCGTCGAGCAGGGCGAGGGCGCGGACCTCACCAACCGGCCGGCCGACCAGAAGTACGAGATCAAGCAGCCCTGGGGCCAGTACGAGTACTACGGCCCGCGCGCCGACGGCACGTACGGCCCGGTGCTGGGCACACCGCTGGAGATGTCGCACTACTTCAAGTTCAAGGCCATCGCCGACGGCACCACCCCGCTGCCGCCGGTGTACCCGATGACGCCGAACCCGGGCCGGGTCGGGCAGTACGAGAACCCGGTGGCGCAGCGGCTGAGCGACATGTTCGACCTGTGCTACAGCGAGCTGGTCGACCAGTTGGAGATCGCGCTCGGCGGGCGGCGCGACGAGGGGAGCTGGGACCGGGAGGCGTTCTTCACCCGCGTGGTGCCGCTGATGCGGGTGGCGCTGCCGGTGCTGGCCACCCAGCTGATGCAGACGCCGGTCGTCGCGCCCGCGTACACCACCGTCGACCCAGTGGCGGGTCCCGCCTTCCGCTACGTGCCGGCGCCCCGCGAGCGGTTGGAGGACCTGCGGCAGGGCGTGGTCGGGCTCCAGGGGCTGGTGGCGGACGACCCGTTGGCGGACGGGTCGGACACGCTGGTCGCCGCCCTGCGCAAGGTCGGGGCCGCCTTGGAGGTGGGGTGAGTGCCGAGGTGGACGTGAGGAAGGGCCGGTGGTGGGGCGACTGCTGCGGCTGTGAGGAAGGGCCGGTGGTGGGGCGACTGCTGCGGCTGTGAGGAAGTGCCGGTGGCAGCGCGATCACTGCGGCCGTGAGCAAGGCCGGTGGCAGCGCGACCACTGCGGCCGTGAGCAAGGGCCGGTGGCGGGGCGACCGCTGCGGCCGGTGAGGAAGGGCCGGCGGGCTGACCACCGCAGCGGCTTCGAGAGAGGGCTGACCATGGCCGACCCCAGGTTCCGGATCTTCCCCGCCATCGGCATCGCCAGGCTGGGCGACAGCGACGAGTTCTACCTGCCACCGGAGGAACCCGGCGGCCTGCCGGTGAACCCGGACGGCGCGCCGTTCACGGCCGCCGACTTCCGGGACGCTGCCGGCAGGCTGCGCAAGCAGGCGGCGCTGTTCCGCGTCCACGCCGGCGACACCGCGCTCAGCCCGGGCACCGAGGTCGGCGACGAGGTGGTCGACCGGATCGAGTGGACCGCGTACCCGGCCAACAAGAAGGCGTCCTGGTACGAGTTCCGCACCTCGGCCGGCGAGCGCGGCTACCCGGTCGACCACCCGCTGCGCAACGCCCACCGCACCGGCGCCGACCGCTACGCCCTGGTCATCGACCCGGGCCCGCGCACCGTCGTCAGCGGGCCGGGCGGCGCGGAGACCGCCGAGTTCGACGGCACCCGCGAGCACAGCAGCTTCCCGCCGCCCCTCAAACCGGAGGGCAACGGCATCACGACGCTGGGCCGGGTCGTCGCCGACCCCGGGGGCCGCCTGCTCTTCCTGGGCGGCAACGGCAAGGCGGGCACGTCCCGCGACCGGATCAGCCTGCCGAACTACGCCAACAACGACGACTGGTGGGACGACACCTCCGACGGCCCGGTGACCGCGACCGTGTGGCTGACCGGCCCGACGGGGGAGCAGCGCGCCGTCGAGGTGGACGACCCGGCGTGGGTGATCGTCGCCCCGCCCGCCTACGCGCCCCAGATCGTCAACCTGATCAGCCTCTACGACACGATGTTCGACGTGGCGGTGCGCCACCAGGGCCTGCGCCCGGGCATCTACCGCGACGGCCAGTGGCAGGGCGACTACGAACCCGACTTCGACTCGGAGATCAGGCCGGTGCTGGAGCGGGTGTCGAAGTACCCGTGGGTGGTGGCGATCCCGCCGAAGGTCCACACCTTCGACTGGGAGCGCCTGGGCGACCCCGACCCGCGCTACGACCAGCTCCGCCGGTACTACGTGGAGGTGCTGCGCGCGCCGGAGAAGCAGAACACCCTGGCCTCGCGCACCACCGGCTACCGCACGATGCCCTACCAGCCCGGCGACGACGCACTGGGCTCCAGCCAGCAGGCGGCGAAGTTCCTGACCCTGACCCCGACCCAGTACTTCCTGCTCAGGCAGTGGGGCGAGGGCAGGTTCACCCGCACCGGCCGGGTGGCGGGCCGCAGCGAGCTGGAGCAGCGCCCCGGCCACCGCGCGACCCGCGCCGACCTGGAGAACTGCGCCGGCGGCGCCTTCTCGCCGGGCATCGAGATGACCTGGCTGTGCCGCATCACCGCCATCTACGCCGAACCGTTCCGGATCAGGCACGCCGAGGACATCCCCACCGAACCCGGCCGGCTCGACCTGGGCGCCGACCTGACCCACGGCCTCGGGCCGGGTGACGTCACCAAGTTCATGGCCCTGCCCTGGCACGCAGACTTCAACCTGTGCTCGGTCCAACCGGTCGACGACCACTTCGTCTGGTGGTGGCCCGCGCAACGCCCCATCTTCGTCTACGCCATGCACGAAACCGACCGCAAGTGGCGCCACGTCACCTGGGTGGGCACCGCCCGCGACCAGACCGCCGACGACTTCGTCGGCTACGCGGACAGCGTCCGCATGGTGCACGACTGGAGCAAGCTCGGCTTCGTGCTGGAGAACCCCCAACCAGCCCCGGCCTCCCACGACGGCACCGTGGCGCACCCGGAGTACGTGGAGGTGCAACGCCTCCTGCCCCGCGACGGCTACCTCACCGAGCCGGACCTCCACCCCGGCCCGATCCAGGACCTGCCCGGCCTGGTGCCGCCCCAGGACCGGGCGGAGCCCGGGACGGACCGCGATGCCGGGGCCCGGGACGTGTCGGCCGACAGGTACGGCGGGGGGAGGTGAGCCGATCGACGAGCACAACCAGGGGCGGGCACGGCTAAGCGCGCACGGTCGGAGACGCGCATGGCTGGAGACGCGCATGGCCAAGTGCGCACAGCCAAGTGCGCATGGCCAAGGGCGTCCAGCCAAGCGCGCACGGCCGGACGTGCGGCTCAGCCGGGCTCGGGGCTCCTGCCCGGGAGCCGGTCGAGGGCGTGGCGCAGGAACGCGTCGCGGCGGTGGTTGACGGTTTCCCCGGTCAGGTCGGTGCGGCCTTCCTCGTGCATCAGCGGTAGCCACGCGGCGACGTCGGCCGGGGTGCTCAAGGCGCCGACGAGGTCCCAGTAGGCCACCCAGTGGTCGGCCTGCCGGGTGGCGACTTCGGCTCGGTCGGTGGTTCGGTCCTGCCCGGCGACGTCCTGTCCGGCGACGTCCTGCCCGGCGACTTCTTCCCACCCGGCAAGGACCTGGTCGGCCGCCGACCCGCCGAACAGGATCGTCGCGTCGCAGCGGAGGTTGCCCAGGTCCACCCCGGGGGAACCCACCCCGGCGCAGTCCCAGTCGATGAACCCGGCGAAGGTGTCACCAACCCACATGGTGTTGCCCTGCCACAGGTCGCCGTGCACGAACGCGGTCGGCCCGTCGGGCACCGGCAGCCGGTTCACGCGGTCGACCGCCTCGGCCAACAGCGGCGAGGAGCCGGGCGCGTCCCGCGCCATCAGGACACCGGGGTCCTCGACGTCGATCGCCCACCGGCGTGCGGGCAGGTCCGCCCCCGGCTCGACCACCGCGGTGCGCAGGGACGCCGCCGCGGCGCCCAGCGCCCGCAACCGCTCCCGCGACGCCACGCGCGGTATCCGGCTGGTGCCGGGCACCACCGTGGTGAGCACCGCGACCGCTCCGGTCGCCTCGCCGTCGAGGTCGGCGGCGATCAGCCGGGGCGCGGGCAGGTCGTGGCGCTCCGCCAGCAGCAGGGCCGCGACCTGGGGCGCGTACTCCCCGCGGTTCGGGTCGTCAACCGGGCAGACCCGCAGGACGGCCGCGTCCGCGGCACCGGCGCCCCCGACCCGGACCAGCCACGGGTTCGACCCGGCGCGCAGCCCCCGGACCCCGGTCACCCGCGCGCCGGGTGCCATCGCGCGTTCCGCCCACCGCAGCACCCGCGCCATCGAATCGATCACGACGACACGCTAGTCAACGGTGCCGCGTCGCGGGGCCCGCGGGCCCGAGGCGTTGCGGCGCGGTGCCTAGCCCTTCGCGAGACCGGCCTTGAGCGCCCGGGTGATCTCCACCGCGCGCCGCGCCTGGAAGGACACCGCGTCCAGCTCCACCTGCCCCGGCGGGGTCTGGCCGTTGTTGGACACGTGGCTCGTGCCGTACGGGTTGCCGGCCTGGAACTGGATCGGGTCGGCGTAGCCGGGCGGGACGATGACGCAGCCCCAGTGGTAGAAGGTGTTGTTCAGGGCGGTGATCGTGGTCTCCTGGCCGCCGTGCGCGGTGGCGGCCGAGGTGAACGAGGTCGCCACCTTGTTGACCAGCCTGCCCGCCGCCCACAGGGGGCCGGTGGTGTCCAGGAACTGCTTCAACTGCGCCGCGGGCATGCCGAACCGGGTGGGCGCGCCGAAGATGAGCAGGTCGGCCCACTCCAGGTCCTCCAGCGTCGCCTCCGGCAGGTCCTGGGTCTGCTTGGCGTGGGTGGCCCACCCCTCGTTGCTGGCGATCGCCTCGTCGGGCGCGAGTTCCCGCACCTTCCGCAACCGCACCTCCGAGCCCGCGTGCTCGGCGGCCTTGGCCGCGGCCTGCGCCATGGCGTACACGCTGCCGGTCGCGGAGTAGTACACGACGGCGGTGTTCAGGTCTGACATCGGCTCTCCAGGGTCCGCTCGGTCGAG
This portion of the Saccharothrix syringae genome encodes:
- a CDS encoding LodA/GoxA family CTQ-dependent oxidase; translated protein: MADPRFRIFPAIGIARLGDSDEFYLPPEEPGGLPVNPDGAPFTAADFRDAAGRLRKQAALFRVHAGDTALSPGTEVGDEVVDRIEWTAYPANKKASWYEFRTSAGERGYPVDHPLRNAHRTGADRYALVIDPGPRTVVSGPGGAETAEFDGTREHSSFPPPLKPEGNGITTLGRVVADPGGRLLFLGGNGKAGTSRDRISLPNYANNDDWWDDTSDGPVTATVWLTGPTGEQRAVEVDDPAWVIVAPPAYAPQIVNLISLYDTMFDVAVRHQGLRPGIYRDGQWQGDYEPDFDSEIRPVLERVSKYPWVVAIPPKVHTFDWERLGDPDPRYDQLRRYYVEVLRAPEKQNTLASRTTGYRTMPYQPGDDALGSSQQAAKFLTLTPTQYFLLRQWGEGRFTRTGRVAGRSELEQRPGHRATRADLENCAGGAFSPGIEMTWLCRITAIYAEPFRIRHAEDIPTEPGRLDLGADLTHGLGPGDVTKFMALPWHADFNLCSVQPVDDHFVWWWPAQRPIFVYAMHETDRKWRHVTWVGTARDQTADDFVGYADSVRMVHDWSKLGFVLENPQPAPASHDGTVAHPEYVEVQRLLPRDGYLTEPDLHPGPIQDLPGLVPPQDRAEPGTDRDAGARDVSADRYGGGR
- a CDS encoding phosphotransferase family protein, producing the protein MIDSMARVLRWAERAMAPGARVTGVRGLRAGSNPWLVRVGGAGAADAAVLRVCPVDDPNRGEYAPQVAALLLAERHDLPAPRLIAADLDGEATGAVAVLTTVVPGTSRIPRVASRERLRALGAAAASLRTAVVEPGADLPARRWAIDVEDPGVLMARDAPGSSPLLAEAVDRVNRLPVPDGPTAFVHGDLWQGNTMWVGDTFAGFIDWDCAGVGSPGVDLGNLRCDATILFGGSAADQVLAGWEEVAGQDVAGQDVAGQDRTTDRAEVATRQADHWVAYWDLVGALSTPADVAAWLPLMHEEGRTDLTGETVNHRRDAFLRHALDRLPGRSPEPG
- the wrbA gene encoding NAD(P)H:quinone oxidoreductase, with protein sequence MSDLNTAVVYYSATGSVYAMAQAAAKAAEHAGSEVRLRKVRELAPDEAIASNEGWATHAKQTQDLPEATLEDLEWADLLIFGAPTRFGMPAAQLKQFLDTTGPLWAAGRLVNKVATSFTSAATAHGGQETTITALNNTFYHWGCVIVPPGYADPIQFQAGNPYGTSHVSNNGQTPPGQVELDAVSFQARRAVEITRALKAGLAKG